Genomic segment of Kibdelosporangium phytohabitans:
AATCCACCGCCCATGTGCATCAGGCACGAGTTGTCGCCCGCGGTGAGCACGTCCGCGCCCGTGTCCAGGACGCACGACATCTTGTCCGCGAGCATCGCCGACGACACGTCCGCGTTCTTCAGCGCGAACGTCCCGCCGAACCCGCAGCACGACTCCGCCGCGGGCAGTTCCACCAGGTCGAGGCCCCGCACCGCGCGCAGCAGGCGCAGCGGCTTGTCGCCCACGCCGAGCATCCGCAGCGAGTGGCAAGTCGGGTGATACGTCACCCGATGGGGGAAATATGCGCCGACGTCCTCGATTCCGAGCACGTCGATCAGGAACTCCGACAGCTCGTACACCGGCCCCGGAGTGACCGAAAGATCGGGGTACACGTGCCTGACCATCCCGGCGCACGAACCGGACGGCACCACCACCGCGTCGTACCCGGCGAACACGGACGCGACGTTGCGGGCCAGCGGCACCGCCTTGGCGCGGTAGCCGGTGTTGAAGTGCATCTGCCCGCAGCACGTCTGATCTTGCGGGAACTCCACTGAACAGCCGAGACGTTCCAGCAGCCGGACGACCGCGCGTGCGGTGTCCGGGAAGAACGTGTCGGTCAGGCAGGTCGCGAAAAGCGCGACGCGCCCGGTCGCTCGCTCGGTCGGCACGACCGACACACTGCCCGACGAAGACATCGGATGTCTACTAATCTGGACCCAGAGCTTGCCTGTGTGTACCGAGTACCAGAGCATTGACCGGGTGGTCCAGTTCCTGACCGAGCGAGTCGTGCTCGGCGTCATCGCGACGCTGGCCGTCCTCGGGCTCTTCGTCTTCCTGTGCCGGACGCGACGAGTGAGCACTTCGGTCGACGAGGCACAGCTGGACGCGATCCAACGGCTGTCCAAAGCCGCGCCGGAGCTGCGCGGCGGGCTGACCGAGGCCTCCGCCGACCAGACCGCCAAGCACCTGGTCGAGCTGCTCAAGTGCGTCGCGGTCGGGCTCAGCGACGCGAACGGCTCCCTGCTGTCGTGGGACGGGCAGGCCAACCACCACTACCGGGACCTCGCCGACCACATCGTCAGCGCGGTCTCCCGCGGCCAGCGTGAGCACGTGCAGCACGAGAGCCTGCCGTGCAGCAGGCGCGGCAGCTGCCCGATGCGCACGGCCGTCATCGTGCCGCTGATCGTGGAGGGCACGGTCGAGGGCGCCTTGATCGTGGTCGGCGGGATGAACTCCGGACGGCTGATGCGGATGGCCGACGAGGTCGCCAAGTTCGTCTGCATCCAGCTGGAGCTGGCCAAACTCGACGAGGCCAAGCAGCAGCTGGCGCAGGCCGAGGCGCGCGCACTGCGCGCGCAGATCTCGCCGCACTTCGTCTACAACGCGCTGAACACCATCTCCTCGCTGATCCGCACCGACCCGGAACAAGCCCGTGACCTGGTCCAGGACTTCGCGGACTTCACCAGGTACTCGTTCAGGGCGTCCGGCTTCTTCACCACGCTGTCGGAAGAACTGCGCAACATCGACCGCTACCTGACCATCGAGAGCGCCCGCTACGGCAACCGGCTCGCCGTCCGGCTGAAGATCGCGCCCGAGGTGCTGTCGGTCGTGGTGCCGTTCCTGGTGCTGCAGCCGTTGGTGGAGAACGCGGTCCGGCACGGCATCGCCCGCAAGCCCGGCGGCGGCACGGTCACCGTGATCGCGCAGGACAACGGCTCGGAAGCGTTGATCAGCGTGGAGGACGACGGGGTGGGGATGGACGCGGACAGGCTGTTCGCGGACCTGCGCGACGCGCACAAGACCGGCTCGCACGTGGGCATCGGCAACATCAACCAGCGGATGCGCTCGGTGTTCGGCGACGAGTACGCGCTGATG
This window contains:
- a CDS encoding (Fe-S)-binding protein; translation: MPTERATGRVALFATCLTDTFFPDTARAVVRLLERLGCSVEFPQDQTCCGQMHFNTGYRAKAVPLARNVASVFAGYDAVVVPSGSCAGMVRHVYPDLSVTPGPVYELSEFLIDVLGIEDVGAYFPHRVTYHPTCHSLRMLGVGDKPLRLLRAVRGLDLVELPAAESCCGFGGTFALKNADVSSAMLADKMSCVLDTGADVLTAGDNSCLMHMGGGLSRLQAGVHPVHLAEILASTEEEPWVTPLATR
- a CDS encoding histidine kinase; translated protein: MDRVVQFLTERVVLGVIATLAVLGLFVFLCRTRRVSTSVDEAQLDAIQRLSKAAPELRGGLTEASADQTAKHLVELLKCVAVGLSDANGSLLSWDGQANHHYRDLADHIVSAVSRGQREHVQHESLPCSRRGSCPMRTAVIVPLIVEGTVEGALIVVGGMNSGRLMRMADEVAKFVCIQLELAKLDEAKQQLAQAEARALRAQISPHFVYNALNTISSLIRTDPEQARDLVQDFADFTRYSFRASGFFTTLSEELRNIDRYLTIESARYGNRLAVRLKIAPEVLSVVVPFLVLQPLVENAVRHGIARKPGGGTVTVIAQDNGSEALISVEDDGVGMDADRLFADLRDAHKTGSHVGIGNINQRMRSVFGDEYALMVETAPGAGMKVILRVPKSFPGVRPALPDYSHPESDDDYAPVPGSASPNGHAQSP